Proteins found in one Promicromonospora sukumoe genomic segment:
- the glgX gene encoding glycogen debranching protein GlgX, translating to MQTWPGRPYPLGATFDGTGTNFALFSSVAERVELCLLADDDTETRIEVTETDAHVWHVYLPGVGPGTRYGYRVHGPYDPASGHRCNPAKLLLDPYAKAVDGDLDDDPSLFSYPFSDIEQATTGTTPDAADSLGHTMVSVVVNPFFDWGHDRPPDTPYHETVIYEAHVKGLTMRHPGVPEELRGTYAGLAHPAIIEHLTSLGVTAIELMPVHQFVTDPSLAAKDLTNYWGYNTIGFFAPHNGYAGYGRRGQQVMEFKAMVKAMHEAGIEVLLDVVYNHTAEGNQLGPTLGFRGIDNAAYYRLVDGDEAHYFDTTGTGNSLLMRSPAVLQLIMDSLRYWVEEMHVDGFRFDLAATLARQFHEVDRLSAFFDIVHQDPVISQVKLIAEPWDLGDGGYQVGGFPPLWTEWNGRYRDTVRDFWRGEPATLPEFASRLTGSSDLYEHSGRLPIASINFVTAHDGFTLADLTSYDKKHNDANGEDNQDGENHNRSWNCGVEGPTDDPEIKELRARQRRNLLVTLMLSQGVPMIAHGDELGRTQQGNNNAYCQDNEITWVDWGGPDGLDAESAGLLEFARQAVALRRDHPILHRRRFFDGKVSPNAAGGPADIEWLDLTGARMDDTDWHQAYARTVAVFLNGDAITETGQRGEAVVDDSFLLLLNAHFEALDFTLPPAGYGESWTVVLDTDGSAEPGTTLQAGTGLSVTGRSVVVLTRPSGTPG from the coding sequence ATGCAAACCTGGCCAGGCCGCCCCTACCCCCTCGGGGCGACGTTCGACGGTACGGGGACGAACTTCGCACTCTTCTCCTCGGTGGCAGAGCGTGTCGAGCTCTGTCTTCTCGCGGACGACGACACCGAGACCCGGATCGAGGTCACCGAGACGGACGCGCACGTCTGGCACGTGTACCTGCCCGGCGTCGGCCCCGGCACGCGGTACGGGTACCGGGTGCACGGGCCGTACGACCCGGCGTCGGGGCACCGCTGCAACCCGGCCAAGCTCCTGCTGGACCCGTACGCCAAGGCGGTGGACGGCGACCTCGACGACGACCCGTCGCTGTTCTCGTACCCGTTCTCCGACATCGAGCAGGCCACCACGGGCACCACGCCCGACGCCGCCGACTCCCTGGGCCACACGATGGTCTCCGTGGTGGTGAACCCGTTCTTCGACTGGGGCCACGACCGCCCGCCGGACACGCCGTACCACGAGACCGTGATCTACGAGGCGCACGTCAAGGGCCTCACGATGCGGCACCCGGGCGTGCCGGAGGAGCTGCGCGGCACCTACGCCGGGCTGGCCCACCCCGCGATCATCGAGCACCTGACGAGCCTGGGCGTCACCGCGATCGAGCTGATGCCGGTGCACCAGTTCGTCACCGACCCGTCGCTGGCCGCCAAGGACCTGACCAACTACTGGGGCTACAACACGATCGGGTTCTTCGCCCCGCACAACGGGTACGCGGGCTACGGCCGCCGCGGCCAGCAGGTCATGGAGTTCAAGGCCATGGTCAAGGCGATGCACGAGGCCGGCATCGAGGTGCTGCTCGACGTCGTCTACAACCACACCGCCGAGGGCAACCAGCTCGGCCCGACCCTGGGCTTCCGCGGCATCGACAACGCCGCCTACTACCGCCTGGTCGACGGCGACGAGGCGCACTACTTCGACACCACCGGCACCGGCAACTCGCTGCTGATGCGCTCCCCCGCCGTGCTGCAGCTCATCATGGACTCGCTGCGGTACTGGGTCGAGGAGATGCACGTCGACGGGTTCCGCTTCGACCTGGCGGCCACGCTGGCCCGCCAGTTCCACGAGGTCGACCGGCTGAGCGCGTTCTTCGACATCGTGCACCAGGACCCGGTGATCTCCCAGGTCAAGCTGATCGCCGAGCCCTGGGACCTGGGCGACGGCGGCTACCAGGTGGGCGGGTTCCCGCCGCTGTGGACGGAGTGGAACGGTCGCTACCGCGACACGGTGCGCGACTTCTGGCGCGGCGAGCCCGCCACGCTGCCGGAGTTCGCCTCCCGGCTGACCGGGTCCAGCGACCTGTACGAGCACAGCGGCCGGCTGCCCATCGCGTCCATCAACTTCGTGACGGCGCACGACGGCTTCACGCTCGCCGACCTCACGTCGTACGACAAGAAGCACAACGACGCCAACGGCGAGGACAACCAGGACGGCGAGAACCACAACCGGTCCTGGAACTGCGGCGTCGAGGGGCCCACCGACGACCCCGAGATCAAGGAGCTGCGCGCCCGGCAGCGCCGCAACCTGCTGGTGACGCTCATGCTGAGCCAGGGCGTGCCGATGATCGCGCACGGCGACGAGCTCGGGCGCACCCAGCAGGGCAACAACAACGCCTACTGCCAGGACAACGAGATCACCTGGGTGGACTGGGGCGGCCCCGACGGGCTCGACGCCGAGAGCGCCGGCCTGCTGGAGTTCGCCCGGCAGGCGGTGGCACTGCGCCGCGACCACCCGATCCTGCACCGCCGCCGGTTCTTCGACGGGAAGGTGTCGCCGAACGCCGCGGGCGGACCCGCGGACATCGAGTGGCTCGACCTCACCGGCGCCCGGATGGACGACACGGACTGGCACCAGGCCTACGCCCGGACGGTCGCCGTCTTCCTCAACGGCGACGCGATCACGGAGACGGGACAGCGCGGCGAGGCCGTGGTCGACGACTCCTTCCTGCTGCTGCTCAACGCCCATTTCGAGGCGCTGGACTTCACCCTGCCGCCCGCCGGCTACGGCGAGTCGTGGACCGTCGTGCTGGACACGGACGGCAGCGCCGAGCCGGGGACGACGCTCCAGGCGGGCACCGGTCTGTCCGTCACCGGGCGAAGCGTGGTCGTACTGACTCGCCCATCCGGAACACCGGGCTAG
- a CDS encoding PPK2 family polyphosphate kinase, whose amino-acid sequence MAKKPGKSTGKSAGSKKGTSSKKGAAPKDAGREPGDLWSTPAQEALRWVRGTDLSALDQAATPGWSGGRAEGEALMAARGQELADLQERLFAHGRTGGDRSVLLVLQGIDTSGKGGIVRHVVGMVDPQGVMHRGFGVPTEEEREHDYLWRIRNALPRPGFLGVFDRSHHEQVLVVRVDRLEPVKVWRKHFSELNAFESEVAASGTVIVKATLVVSPDEQKKRLSKRLERPDKHWKYNPSDIDVRLKLPEYLAAYQEMLDRTSTKDAPWYVVPADRKWYARLAVTELLTDALRSLDLGWPPADFDVAAEKARLAET is encoded by the coding sequence ATGGCGAAGAAGCCGGGAAAGTCGACGGGAAAGAGCGCAGGCTCGAAGAAGGGCACGAGCTCGAAGAAGGGCGCGGCTCCGAAGGACGCCGGGCGGGAGCCGGGCGACCTGTGGAGCACGCCCGCCCAGGAGGCCCTGCGGTGGGTGCGCGGCACCGACCTGAGCGCCCTGGACCAGGCGGCGACGCCCGGCTGGTCGGGCGGGCGCGCCGAGGGCGAGGCGCTGATGGCCGCCCGCGGGCAGGAGCTCGCCGACCTGCAGGAGCGCCTCTTCGCGCACGGCCGCACCGGCGGTGACCGGTCGGTGCTGCTCGTGCTGCAGGGCATCGACACTTCCGGCAAGGGCGGCATCGTGCGGCACGTGGTGGGCATGGTGGACCCGCAGGGCGTGATGCACCGCGGGTTCGGCGTGCCGACCGAGGAGGAGCGGGAGCACGACTACCTGTGGCGCATCCGCAACGCCCTGCCGCGCCCCGGGTTCCTCGGCGTCTTCGACCGGTCGCACCACGAGCAGGTCCTGGTGGTCCGGGTGGACCGGCTGGAGCCCGTCAAGGTCTGGCGCAAGCACTTCAGCGAGCTGAACGCGTTCGAGTCCGAGGTGGCGGCGTCGGGCACGGTGATCGTGAAGGCGACGCTCGTCGTGTCGCCCGACGAGCAGAAGAAGCGCCTGTCCAAGCGCCTGGAGCGGCCCGACAAGCACTGGAAGTACAACCCGAGCGACATCGACGTGCGCCTCAAGCTGCCCGAGTACCTGGCGGCCTACCAGGAGATGCTGGACCGCACGTCCACCAAGGACGCGCCCTGGTACGTGGTGCCCGCGGACCGCAAGTGGTACGCCCGCCTGGCCGTCACCGAGCTGCTGACCGACGCCCTGCGGTCGCTGGACCTGGGCTGGCCGCCCGCCGACTTCGACGTGGCGGCGGAGAAGGCGCGGCTCGCGGAGACGTGA
- the zapE gene encoding cell division protein ZapE has protein sequence MTAPTTDAQTARTTEAARTTQAALSAVRPQVPVDRLVTDLVPPRHFAAARFATYRANPAHPSQGGALTRLQEIAQQITAPRRGLFARRQPAPAVYLDGGFGVGKTHLLTSLAHAVDEALGPDKAAYGTFVEYTNLVGALGFLPTVEALAAKKLVCIDEFELDDAGDTTLMSRLMRELADRGVALAATSNTLPGALGEGRFAAQDFAREIKALSDRFETLRVDGEDYRHRDVVTDPEPLTVDEVAAAAARPGATLDAFDDLLEHLATVHPSRYGALLDGVSVVALTGVHPVTAQAVALRLVVLVDRLYDRDVPVLLAGAGDTRGLFTEEMLAGGYRKKYFRALSRLGALAEEGRRLVPSAN, from the coding sequence GTGACAGCCCCCACCACCGACGCGCAGACCGCCCGGACCACCGAGGCCGCCCGCACCACCCAGGCAGCCCTCAGCGCCGTCCGGCCGCAGGTCCCCGTCGACCGGCTCGTCACCGACCTGGTGCCGCCGCGGCACTTCGCCGCCGCCCGGTTCGCGACCTACCGCGCCAACCCGGCCCACCCCAGCCAGGGCGGGGCGCTGACCCGGCTGCAGGAGATCGCCCAGCAGATCACGGCCCCGCGGCGCGGCCTGTTCGCCCGCCGCCAGCCGGCCCCCGCGGTCTACCTCGACGGCGGCTTCGGCGTCGGCAAGACGCACCTGCTCACCTCGCTCGCCCACGCCGTCGATGAGGCGCTCGGCCCGGACAAGGCCGCGTACGGCACGTTCGTCGAGTACACCAACCTCGTCGGGGCCCTCGGGTTCCTCCCCACGGTCGAGGCGCTGGCCGCGAAGAAGCTGGTCTGCATCGACGAGTTCGAGCTCGACGACGCCGGCGACACCACCCTCATGTCGCGCCTCATGCGCGAGCTCGCCGACCGCGGCGTGGCCCTGGCCGCGACGTCGAACACGCTGCCCGGCGCGCTCGGCGAGGGCAGGTTCGCCGCCCAGGACTTCGCGCGCGAGATCAAGGCGCTGTCCGACCGCTTCGAGACCCTGCGGGTCGACGGCGAGGACTACCGCCACCGCGACGTCGTCACCGACCCGGAGCCGCTGACGGTCGACGAGGTCGCGGCCGCCGCGGCCCGCCCGGGCGCCACGCTGGACGCGTTCGACGACCTGCTGGAGCACCTCGCCACGGTGCACCCCAGCCGTTACGGCGCGCTGCTCGACGGCGTCTCCGTGGTCGCCCTGACCGGTGTGCACCCGGTGACGGCGCAGGCCGTGGCGCTGCGCCTCGTGGTGCTCGTGGACCGGCTCTACGACCGCGACGTGCCCGTGCTGCTGGCCGGCGCGGGGGACACCCGCGGCCTGTTCACCGAGGAGATGCTGGCCGGCGGGTACCGCAAGAAGTACTTCCGGGCGCTGTCGCGGCTCGGTGCGCTGGCCGAGGAGGGGCGTCGGCTCGTCCCGAGCGCGAACTGA
- a CDS encoding SDR family oxidoreductase, whose product MTSPRPVLVVGASGYVGSRVAHGLAADGRTVLAAARRPLPDDGGVLPVRYDNAAHLPDAVRAACRADGVPLPGAVVASIGGWQKGTALLDEDPERWTATLASHLTAHLDAVRALVPLLEPGDPYVVLNGAASREAMAGSGAISVTGAGLAMLVRVLRLEAEQGDPGAVPGAVRFHELVIDHAVAGDDRNEDPAQTRTPAQVVAALGEVLDRPGAPAVVHV is encoded by the coding sequence ATGACCAGTCCTCGTCCCGTCCTCGTGGTCGGGGCCAGCGGATACGTCGGCAGCCGGGTCGCACACGGCCTGGCTGCCGACGGGCGCACGGTGCTCGCCGCGGCCCGCCGTCCCCTGCCCGACGACGGCGGCGTGCTGCCCGTGCGGTACGACAACGCCGCCCACCTGCCCGACGCCGTCCGCGCCGCCTGCCGAGCGGACGGCGTGCCGCTGCCCGGGGCCGTCGTCGCGTCGATCGGCGGCTGGCAGAAGGGCACGGCTCTCCTGGACGAGGACCCGGAGCGGTGGACGGCGACGCTCGCCTCCCACCTCACCGCGCACCTCGACGCCGTCCGCGCGCTCGTCCCGCTGCTGGAGCCCGGCGACCCGTACGTAGTGCTGAACGGCGCCGCGTCCCGCGAGGCCATGGCCGGGTCCGGCGCGATCAGCGTCACCGGGGCCGGGCTCGCGATGCTGGTGCGGGTGCTGCGCCTGGAGGCGGAGCAGGGCGACCCCGGTGCTGTGCCCGGTGCCGTCCGGTTTCATGAGCTCGTCATCGACCACGCCGTCGCGGGCGACGACCGCAACGAGGACCCCGCCCAGACCAGGACGCCGGCCCAGGTAGTCGCCGCCCTCGGCGAGGTGCTCGACCGGCCCGGCGCGCCCGCCGTCGTGCACGTGTGA
- a CDS encoding DUF805 domain-containing protein, which translates to MNRERGFSLMSFIESIRTVLSKYATFDGRARRSEFWWYYLAVAIVEGVLYFALIVPGLTAYTTATMEYAMAGDPAAPIPAMPGSLTAGYLVVSVVALALLLPTLAVIVRRLHDTGKSGALAFLLLIPVVNFILIIVWGASTGTPGPNQFGPDPKAVEPAPAV; encoded by the coding sequence ATGAACCGTGAGAGAGGCTTTTCCCTGATGTCGTTCATCGAGTCCATCCGGACCGTGCTGTCGAAGTACGCGACGTTCGACGGGCGCGCCCGCCGTTCCGAGTTCTGGTGGTACTACCTGGCGGTGGCCATCGTCGAGGGCGTGCTCTACTTCGCGCTCATCGTGCCGGGTCTCACGGCCTACACGACGGCCACCATGGAGTACGCCATGGCCGGCGACCCCGCCGCGCCGATCCCGGCGATGCCCGGCTCCCTGACGGCGGGCTACCTCGTCGTCTCGGTCGTCGCGCTCGCGCTGCTCCTGCCGACCCTCGCGGTGATCGTCCGCCGCCTGCACGACACCGGCAAGTCCGGCGCGCTGGCGTTCCTGCTCCTCATCCCGGTCGTCAACTTCATCCTCATCATCGTGTGGGGCGCCTCGACCGGTACCCCGGGCCCGAACCAGTTCGGCCCGGACCCCAAGGCCGTCGAGCCGGCTCCCGCCGTCTGA
- a CDS encoding carboxylate--amine ligase, with translation MRGFPAEQGQVGGGEQSAPEMLVVGIGGDVGMYALVRAFHEQYRTHAVVLSKVATRAMQDSAIAENVVVPGLDEVDVFLSTLEGIAQQHRDKTLILLTNADWHVRTVILNRERLEAAGYVLPYPSLPVLEQVSSKEGFAQVCDQLGIPTPRTVPVDVAKLVAEGGRAAVPALTVDLQYPVVGKPSNSAEWYYVDFPGKAKIHHIDSREELDVILGHLADANYPGTFLVQEFIPGDETQMRSLTAYRDTSGEVTLLATGRVLLEEHTPGTLGIPAAILVESYDDAMDAATRFLDLTGYVGFANFDYKLDPRTGKHVYFEVNPRIGRNNFYVTAGGANVARVLVEDWVLHRPIRPVRAVREVLYTVVPFGLLSKYVLDPELKSRLKALRASGDVVNPLKYDADSGLKRRLIVEAITQNYRRKYAQYYPEPTATGY, from the coding sequence GTGAGGGGTTTCCCCGCGGAGCAGGGGCAGGTAGGCGGCGGGGAGCAGTCCGCTCCCGAGATGCTGGTGGTGGGGATCGGCGGCGACGTCGGGATGTACGCCCTGGTGCGCGCGTTCCACGAGCAGTACCGCACGCACGCCGTCGTGCTGTCGAAGGTGGCCACGCGTGCGATGCAGGACTCGGCGATCGCCGAGAACGTGGTGGTGCCCGGCCTGGACGAGGTGGACGTGTTCCTCTCGACCCTGGAGGGCATCGCCCAGCAGCACCGGGACAAGACCCTCATCCTGCTGACGAACGCCGACTGGCACGTGCGCACCGTCATCCTGAACCGGGAGCGGCTGGAGGCGGCGGGCTACGTGCTGCCGTACCCGTCGCTGCCGGTCCTGGAGCAGGTCAGCAGCAAGGAGGGCTTCGCGCAGGTCTGCGACCAGCTCGGCATCCCGACGCCGCGCACGGTGCCGGTCGACGTCGCCAAGCTGGTGGCCGAGGGCGGCCGCGCCGCGGTGCCGGCGCTCACGGTGGACCTGCAGTACCCGGTGGTCGGCAAGCCGTCCAACAGCGCCGAGTGGTACTACGTGGACTTCCCCGGCAAGGCGAAGATCCACCACATCGACTCCCGCGAGGAGCTCGACGTGATCCTGGGCCACCTGGCGGACGCCAACTACCCGGGCACGTTCCTGGTGCAGGAGTTCATCCCGGGCGACGAGACGCAGATGCGGTCCCTGACCGCCTACCGCGACACGTCGGGCGAGGTGACGCTCCTGGCCACGGGCCGGGTGCTGCTGGAGGAGCACACGCCGGGCACGCTCGGCATCCCGGCCGCGATCCTGGTCGAGTCGTACGACGACGCCATGGACGCGGCCACCCGGTTCCTCGACCTGACCGGCTACGTGGGCTTCGCCAACTTCGACTACAAGCTGGACCCGCGCACGGGCAAGCACGTGTACTTCGAGGTGAACCCGCGGATCGGCCGGAACAACTTCTACGTGACGGCGGGCGGGGCCAACGTGGCCCGCGTGCTGGTCGAGGACTGGGTGCTGCACCGCCCGATCCGCCCCGTGCGGGCGGTGCGCGAGGTGCTGTACACGGTCGTGCCGTTCGGTCTGCTGTCCAAGTACGTGCTCGACCCGGAGCTGAAGTCGCGGCTCAAGGCCCTGCGGGCGAGCGGCGACGTGGTCAACCCGCTGAAGTACGACGCCGACTCCGGTCTCAAGCGCCGGCTCATCGTCGAGGCGATCACGCAGAACTACCGCCGCAAGTACGCGCAGTACTACCCGGAGCCCACCGCGACGGGGTACTGA
- the gndA gene encoding NADP-dependent phosphogluconate dehydrogenase, with protein sequence MGRNLARNFARHGYTVAVHNRSYAKTESLVAEHGDDGDFVPSESMADFVASLERPRKVVIMVKAGGPTDAVIDELVPLLEEGDIVVDAGNAHFPDTIRREAALKEHGLHFVGTGVSGGEEGALNGPSIMPGGTPESYASLGPILEDISAKVDGTPCCTYVGSDGAGHFVKMVHNGIEYADMQLIAEAYDLLRQGLGASAAEIGEIFAQWNTGDLESFLIEITADVLQHVDAETGKAFVDIVLDQAEQKGTGRWTVQNGLDLGVPITGIAEATFARALSGSVPQRAAGLAALPAHAAEWEVKDRDAFIEDVRQALYASKVVAYSQGFDQIAAAATEFGWDIDRGAMARIWRGGCIIRARFLNRITEAYERQADLPLLLADPYFTDAVASGLPAWRRVVAGAAQNGVPTPAFSSSLAYYDGVRAERLPAALVQAQRDFFGAHTYKRVDREGTFHTEWSGDRTEAEA encoded by the coding sequence ATGGGTCGCAACCTCGCGCGGAACTTCGCACGTCACGGCTACACGGTGGCGGTCCACAACCGTTCCTACGCCAAGACCGAGTCGCTGGTCGCGGAGCACGGTGACGACGGCGACTTCGTCCCCAGCGAGTCCATGGCCGACTTCGTCGCGTCGCTCGAGCGGCCCCGCAAGGTCGTCATCATGGTCAAGGCCGGCGGTCCCACGGACGCCGTCATCGACGAGCTGGTGCCCCTCCTGGAGGAGGGCGACATCGTGGTCGACGCCGGCAACGCCCACTTCCCGGACACGATCCGGCGCGAGGCCGCCCTCAAGGAGCACGGCCTGCACTTCGTCGGCACCGGTGTGTCCGGCGGCGAGGAGGGCGCGCTGAACGGCCCGTCGATCATGCCGGGCGGAACGCCGGAGTCGTACGCGTCGCTCGGGCCCATCCTGGAGGACATCTCCGCGAAGGTGGACGGCACCCCGTGCTGCACCTACGTGGGCTCCGACGGCGCCGGGCACTTCGTCAAGATGGTGCACAACGGCATCGAGTACGCCGACATGCAGCTCATCGCGGAGGCCTACGACCTGCTGCGCCAGGGCCTGGGTGCCTCGGCCGCGGAGATCGGCGAGATCTTCGCGCAGTGGAACACGGGCGACCTGGAGTCGTTCCTCATCGAGATCACCGCGGACGTGCTCCAGCACGTCGACGCCGAGACCGGCAAGGCGTTCGTCGACATCGTGCTGGACCAGGCGGAGCAGAAGGGCACCGGCCGCTGGACGGTGCAGAACGGCCTGGACCTGGGCGTGCCGATCACCGGCATCGCCGAGGCCACGTTCGCCCGCGCCCTGTCCGGCTCCGTGCCGCAGCGCGCCGCCGGCCTGGCGGCGCTGCCCGCGCACGCCGCCGAGTGGGAGGTCAAGGACCGCGACGCGTTCATCGAGGACGTCCGCCAGGCCCTGTACGCCTCCAAGGTCGTCGCCTACTCGCAGGGCTTCGACCAGATCGCCGCTGCCGCCACCGAGTTCGGCTGGGACATCGACCGCGGCGCCATGGCCCGCATCTGGCGCGGTGGCTGCATCATCCGCGCCCGGTTCCTGAACCGGATCACCGAGGCCTACGAGCGCCAGGCGGACCTGCCGCTGCTGCTCGCCGACCCGTACTTCACCGACGCCGTCGCGAGCGGCCTGCCCGCCTGGCGCCGCGTCGTGGCCGGTGCGGCCCAGAACGGCGTGCCCACGCCGGCGTTCTCCTCCTCGCTCGCGTACTACGACGGCGTCCGCGCCGAGCGGCTCCCGGCCGCCCTGGTGCAGGCGCAGCGCGACTTCTTCGGTGCCCACACCTACAAGCGGGTCGACCGCGAGGGCACGTTCCACACCGAGTGGTCCGGCGACCGCACGGAGGCCGAGGCGTGA
- a CDS encoding DUF3000 domain-containing protein translates to MTSGPPTGVPGDFAAALADLRGAALRSEVRLTEIPAPRKVAPFSVALAGDVLPGAPSGPRDPSAEHDHDDDPLATGRFVVLHDPAGQEAWHGTFRVVTLVRATLEPEMAADPMLADVAWSWVGESLETAGLVPGTDTLADGGTVTRVLSQSYGALHGTPDAVDLEIRASWTPVGTRLGTHLRAWAALLTMAAGVPPLPEGVAALTRRFTDRSRQRHTVGP, encoded by the coding sequence GTGACCAGCGGCCCGCCCACCGGTGTACCCGGCGACTTCGCAGCAGCCCTCGCTGACCTGCGGGGCGCGGCACTGCGCTCCGAGGTACGTCTCACCGAGATCCCCGCACCGCGCAAGGTGGCGCCGTTCAGCGTGGCCCTCGCGGGAGACGTGCTGCCCGGCGCGCCGTCGGGCCCGCGCGACCCGTCCGCCGAGCACGACCACGACGACGACCCGCTCGCCACCGGGCGCTTCGTCGTGCTGCACGACCCGGCGGGCCAGGAGGCGTGGCACGGCACGTTCCGCGTGGTGACCCTGGTGCGCGCCACCCTGGAGCCCGAGATGGCCGCCGACCCCATGCTGGCCGACGTCGCCTGGTCCTGGGTGGGCGAGTCCCTGGAGACCGCGGGGCTCGTCCCGGGCACGGACACGCTGGCCGACGGCGGCACCGTCACCCGGGTGCTGTCGCAGAGCTACGGCGCCCTGCACGGCACGCCGGACGCCGTGGACCTGGAGATCCGCGCGTCCTGGACGCCCGTCGGCACCCGGCTCGGCACGCACCTGCGCGCCTGGGCCGCGCTGCTCACCATGGCCGCGGGGGTGCCTCCGCTGCCCGAAGGGGTCGCGGCTCTCACCAGGCGTTTTACCGACCGATCCAGGCAACGCCATACGGTAGGCCCATGA